A stretch of Pseudomonas taetrolens DNA encodes these proteins:
- a CDS encoding metal ABC transporter solute-binding protein, Zn/Mn family, whose amino-acid sequence MFTLRKLILPLVLTGLLGAPLLASASPSTAPVRILASLPITYGLGQLLLKDSDVELQRAAAANLPGSRQSAYFSGRGAAALHSLAENADAVIGLRSLWSDDPLYPMARRSNIRIVEVDAARPVDGSLPGIALQPGTPADSLNSQPWLTSNNMGRMADVIAADLVRLAPTAKPQIETNLASLKQRLLKLSADSEARLAKADNLSVVSLSDRLDYLIGGLNLEPVEVEHKADQPWAPDALNALTQTLKDNDVALVLDHRAPSQALKAAVTAGGSEFVQVSAESTDPVADLQNTIDAIVQGLAKN is encoded by the coding sequence ATGTTCACTCTGCGCAAACTGATTCTGCCTCTGGTCCTCACCGGCCTGCTCGGCGCCCCGCTGCTGGCGAGCGCCAGCCCCTCCACAGCGCCGGTGCGCATCCTCGCCAGCCTGCCGATCACCTACGGGCTGGGGCAATTACTGCTCAAGGACAGCGATGTGGAGTTGCAACGGGCAGCGGCAGCCAACCTCCCCGGCAGCCGCCAAAGTGCCTACTTCAGCGGTCGTGGTGCGGCCGCGCTGCACAGCCTTGCGGAAAACGCCGACGCCGTGATTGGCCTGCGCTCGCTGTGGAGCGACGACCCGCTTTACCCCATGGCGCGCCGCAGCAACATCCGCATCGTTGAAGTCGATGCCGCACGTCCGGTGGACGGCAGCCTGCCGGGTATCGCCCTGCAACCGGGCACACCCGCCGACAGCCTGAACAGCCAGCCGTGGCTGACCAGCAACAACATGGGGCGCATGGCCGACGTGATCGCCGCCGACCTGGTGCGCCTGGCCCCGACAGCCAAACCGCAGATTGAAACCAACCTGGCCAGCCTGAAGCAGCGCCTGCTCAAACTCAGCGCCGACAGCGAAGCCAGACTGGCCAAGGCTGACAACCTGAGTGTCGTCAGCTTGTCAGATCGCCTGGATTACCTGATCGGCGGCTTGAACCTGGAACCGGTCGAGGTCGAGCACAAGGCTGATCAACCGTGGGCCCCGGACGCACTCAACGCCTTGACCCAAACCCTTAAAGACAACGATGTGGCCCTGGTACTGGATCATCGCGCACCCTCGCAAGCGCTAAAAGCGGCAGTGACTGCAGGCGGCAGCGAGTTTGTGCAAGTCAGTGCCGAGAGTACCGACCCTGTGGCCGACCTGCAGAACACGATTGACGCCATCGTGCAGGGATTGGCAAAAAACTGA